From the Leifsonia sp. AG29 genome, one window contains:
- a CDS encoding TetR/AcrR family transcriptional regulator translates to MPTPSTRAPRRDATANREAILAAAAEALNEDIDASLEAIAARAGLSRRAIYGHFANRDELLVDVFTRGARRLAALLDPVSHPDARVEIALFGATLWAEVEHIRVSAALAVRGPHRAMVGSALDPARSRLRETVRRGMSAGEIRTDLEGETVTRLIESAAVSVLDEATRAGLSDREGHRLVMLAALSAAGMGWREAGALIEATPDLAFETIQGQRSHGEVPAR, encoded by the coding sequence ATGCCCACCCCCTCCACCCGCGCTCCCCGACGCGACGCGACCGCCAACCGGGAGGCGATCCTCGCGGCGGCCGCCGAGGCCCTCAACGAGGACATCGACGCCTCCCTCGAGGCGATCGCCGCACGCGCCGGCCTGAGCCGCCGCGCCATCTACGGGCACTTCGCGAACCGCGACGAACTGCTCGTCGACGTCTTCACCCGCGGGGCCCGGCGCCTCGCCGCCCTGCTCGACCCCGTGTCGCACCCGGATGCCCGGGTCGAGATCGCCCTCTTCGGCGCCACGCTGTGGGCCGAGGTCGAGCACATCCGGGTGAGCGCCGCCCTGGCGGTCCGCGGGCCGCACCGGGCGATGGTCGGCAGCGCCCTGGACCCGGCCCGCTCCCGGCTGCGCGAGACCGTCCGGCGCGGGATGTCCGCGGGCGAGATCCGCACCGACCTCGAGGGCGAGACGGTGACCCGGCTGATCGAGAGCGCCGCGGTCTCCGTGCTCGACGAGGCGACGCGGGCCGGGTTGTCGGACCGGGAGGGACACCGGCTGGTCATGCTCGCCGCCCTGTCGGCAGCGGGAATGGGCTGGCGCGAAGCGGGGGCCCTGATCGAGGCGACTCCCGACCTGGCTTTCGAGACGATCCAGGGTCAGCGGTCGCACGGGGAGGTGCCCGCGCGATGA
- a CDS encoding YhgE/Pip domain-containing protein has product MKIPQMIAAEFRRLTASPMSIVALIALMCVPVLYGGLYLWANQNPYANLDKVPAAIVVDDSGATVDGKTVHYASDVADRLVKDGAFQWHRVSASRASTGVRNGDYDFSITFPSDFSRSLASASSSDPHRAVVTLTTNDTNSYLSSTIGSQATEKIRVTIAAEVNEKAAKQFLVGLADVRSNLAAASSGAAQLVDGSASAQSGATQLADGTEQLASGSEELSSKLGDLAAGAQQVSDGAAQVAAGNEQLAAKTHQAAQSSAQLAAQAPVTGQQLMQQLAASGASPTVLAEVQSALGDISNQVQSGNAQIQSAVGQVDQLAAGADKVSAGAAQVASGASSAHAGAEQLSSGAESAASGAAQLRDGLTNLHQGTVQLHDGLAKGVQQIPDNSPTVQTKQASTIAKPVDQATDSLTSAGTYGAGLAPFFVALAAWIGIYALFLIVKPVSRRAITALHSPVKITLAGWLTPGLLGAVQMIGLFAIVSGALGFRVENPLGMYALMGLASVTFAAIILALNVWLGSVGQFLGLVLMVLQLVTAGGTFPWQTLPGPLAALHHVLPMSFAVDGIRQVMYGGSPAAAWSDAGVLAVWMLGALLVALIGVTRMTHFRTLRDLRPSLIG; this is encoded by the coding sequence ATGAAGATCCCCCAGATGATCGCGGCGGAGTTCCGCCGCCTCACCGCCAGCCCGATGTCGATCGTGGCGCTCATCGCACTGATGTGCGTGCCCGTGCTCTACGGCGGCCTCTATCTCTGGGCGAACCAGAACCCGTACGCGAACCTCGACAAGGTGCCCGCGGCGATCGTCGTCGACGATTCCGGGGCGACCGTCGACGGCAAGACGGTCCACTACGCGAGCGACGTCGCGGACCGCCTCGTGAAGGACGGCGCGTTCCAGTGGCACCGGGTGTCCGCCTCCCGGGCGTCCACCGGTGTCCGCAACGGCGATTACGACTTCAGCATCACGTTCCCTTCCGACTTCTCCCGATCGCTCGCCTCCGCTTCGAGCTCCGATCCGCATCGCGCGGTCGTGACGTTGACCACGAACGACACCAACAGCTACCTCTCCTCGACGATCGGCTCCCAGGCCACCGAGAAGATCCGTGTCACGATCGCAGCGGAGGTCAACGAGAAGGCGGCGAAGCAGTTCCTGGTCGGACTCGCCGACGTGCGCTCGAATCTCGCCGCCGCCTCCAGCGGCGCAGCGCAGCTCGTCGACGGGAGCGCCTCGGCGCAATCCGGCGCGACCCAGCTCGCCGATGGCACGGAGCAGCTCGCGTCGGGATCCGAGGAGCTCTCGTCGAAGCTCGGCGACCTGGCGGCCGGGGCGCAGCAGGTGAGCGACGGCGCCGCGCAGGTCGCGGCGGGGAACGAGCAGCTCGCCGCCAAGACGCACCAGGCCGCCCAGTCGTCGGCTCAGCTCGCCGCGCAGGCGCCCGTCACCGGGCAGCAGCTGATGCAGCAGCTCGCCGCCTCCGGTGCCAGCCCGACCGTGCTCGCGGAAGTCCAATCGGCGCTCGGTGACATCTCGAACCAGGTCCAGTCCGGAAACGCGCAGATCCAGTCGGCGGTCGGCCAGGTCGACCAGCTCGCAGCGGGGGCTGACAAGGTCTCCGCGGGTGCCGCGCAGGTCGCCTCCGGGGCGAGCAGCGCCCACGCGGGGGCGGAGCAGCTCTCCTCCGGCGCCGAGAGCGCTGCGAGCGGGGCCGCGCAGTTGCGGGACGGCCTGACGAACCTGCACCAGGGAACCGTCCAGTTGCACGACGGGCTCGCGAAGGGCGTCCAGCAGATCCCGGACAACTCGCCGACCGTTCAGACCAAGCAGGCGTCGACGATCGCGAAGCCGGTCGACCAGGCGACCGACTCGCTCACCTCGGCCGGGACATACGGCGCCGGGCTCGCCCCCTTCTTCGTCGCACTCGCGGCGTGGATCGGCATCTACGCGCTGTTCCTCATCGTCAAGCCCGTGTCGCGGCGCGCGATCACGGCGCTGCACTCCCCCGTCAAGATCACGCTCGCCGGCTGGCTCACCCCGGGCCTGCTCGGCGCGGTGCAGATGATCGGGCTGTTCGCGATCGTCTCGGGCGCGCTCGGCTTCCGGGTCGAAAACCCTCTCGGGATGTACGCACTGATGGGACTCGCCTCCGTGACGTTCGCGGCCATCATCCTCGCGCTCAACGTCTGGCTGGGCAGCGTGGGGCAGTTCCTCGGACTGGTGCTGATGGTGCTGCAGCTGGTGACGGCGGGAGGGACGTTCCCGTGGCAGACCCTCCCCGGACCCCTCGCCGCGCTGCACCACGTGCTCCCCATGTCGTTCGCGGTCGACGGCATACGGCAGGTGATGTACGGCGGCAGCCCCGCCGCCGCGTGGTCGGACGCCGGCGTGCTCGCCGTGTGGATGCTCGGCGCGCTGCTCGTGGCGCTGATCGGGGTGACGCGGATGACGCACTTCCGGACGCTGCGCGACCTGCGGCCGTCGCTGATCGGCTGA